A genomic stretch from Marinimicrobium sp. C6131 includes:
- a CDS encoding class I SAM-dependent methyltransferase, whose product MAWRDEVTSMFSGRKDGKLWNDLYRGHPVTFEEHLFQSRRDFTVNYVLSHSTPDSTIIDVGCGAAPVVSRLLANDRDCIGLDYSFDMLRFSRDVLNQSQQHNAALLQADCQALPFPDNHFDIIVCLGVISYIQDYQPALKELYRIIKPGGTLIISFRNKYNPVLFDPIIGLKTFIKWLLRKHDEDHSVGRFLKFKAVRSDIEREGFEYLTHTSIGMGPFRWNGKTIFSHRRSINLDRAIDRLLNSVHLHRSLGKWLADVSLWIYRKPNKDL is encoded by the coding sequence ATGGCGTGGCGAGACGAAGTAACCAGTATGTTTTCCGGCCGCAAGGACGGGAAACTGTGGAACGACCTGTATCGCGGTCATCCGGTCACCTTTGAAGAGCATCTTTTTCAGAGCCGGCGGGACTTTACCGTAAATTACGTTCTGTCTCATTCGACTCCAGACTCCACGATCATTGATGTCGGTTGCGGAGCCGCCCCCGTGGTCAGCCGCCTGCTGGCGAATGATCGTGACTGCATCGGGCTGGACTACTCCTTTGACATGCTCCGCTTCTCCCGGGACGTTCTCAATCAGTCCCAACAGCACAATGCCGCCTTGCTTCAGGCGGACTGCCAGGCTCTCCCTTTCCCCGACAACCATTTCGACATCATTGTTTGTCTTGGCGTCATTAGCTACATTCAGGACTATCAGCCTGCGCTTAAAGAACTGTATCGAATAATAAAGCCCGGCGGTACGTTGATCATCAGTTTCAGGAACAAATACAACCCGGTGCTCTTTGACCCGATTATCGGATTGAAGACGTTCATCAAATGGTTACTCAGAAAGCACGATGAAGACCATTCGGTAGGCCGTTTCCTCAAATTCAAGGCGGTCCGCTCTGACATAGAACGAGAAGGTTTTGAGTATCTTACCCACACCAGTATCGGTATGGGTCCCTTTCGCTGGAACGGCAAAACGATTTTTTCTCACCGCCGATCGATAAATCTCGACCGAGCCATTGATCGCTTACTTAACTCCGTTCATTTACACCGTTCGCTGGGTAAATGGCTGGCTGATGTGAGCTTGTGGATATACCGTAAACCCAACAAAGACCTGTAA
- a CDS encoding PrpF domain-containing protein: MELSCSIIRGGTSKGIFVQDGDLAKDPAVRKRQILQLFGSPHSRQIDGLGGADPLTSKLALVCPSSRPGINVEYESIEVGISEGTLNNSIMCGNLAAGVGYFAIMEGMVDPVSPETSIVIYSRNNGKTIIASIPSAHGNPDLHGSYTIHGVPGSGPEVRLNFIDPAGAVTGRLLPMDEPLSVITLSNGQRLSYSLVDSGTLYAFFLAEELGITGHETPAELDCNMTFKACSEAARERVVEAFNEKMRDQPRIDSGSGLLNKKDLKIAVLAAPDVQDTEADIVAKVINPFNVHKAFAVSGAICLATATVIPETIAHNFCPSGPSPARIRIRHPSGTMCTTVDFEQKPKEIRISSAEVSRTARILMRGTAFIPDPSEYS, translated from the coding sequence ATGGAGCTGTCTTGTTCAATCATTCGGGGCGGAACATCCAAGGGTATTTTCGTTCAGGATGGGGATCTTGCAAAAGATCCGGCCGTCAGAAAGCGGCAGATTCTGCAACTGTTCGGAAGCCCCCATAGTCGGCAGATTGACGGCCTGGGTGGTGCAGACCCCCTGACCAGCAAGCTGGCCCTGGTTTGCCCATCGAGCCGACCCGGCATCAACGTTGAGTATGAATCCATTGAAGTGGGTATTTCAGAGGGTACGCTGAACAACAGCATCATGTGTGGAAACCTGGCTGCGGGGGTCGGTTATTTCGCCATCATGGAAGGAATGGTGGACCCTGTATCTCCCGAAACCTCCATTGTCATCTATTCCAGGAACAACGGAAAAACGATCATAGCGTCCATTCCGAGCGCTCACGGGAACCCGGATTTACACGGGAGCTACACTATCCATGGCGTTCCAGGAAGCGGTCCGGAAGTCAGACTGAACTTTATCGACCCGGCCGGTGCGGTAACCGGTAGATTACTGCCCATGGATGAGCCACTATCTGTGATCACCCTGAGTAACGGTCAACGACTGAGTTATTCACTCGTCGATTCCGGAACGCTCTATGCCTTCTTTCTGGCAGAAGAGCTCGGGATTACCGGGCATGAAACGCCCGCTGAACTTGACTGCAACATGACGTTCAAAGCATGTTCCGAAGCCGCTCGGGAGCGAGTGGTCGAAGCATTCAATGAAAAAATGCGTGACCAACCCCGCATTGATTCTGGCAGCGGGTTGCTGAACAAGAAAGACCTCAAGATTGCGGTACTGGCGGCACCCGACGTGCAAGACACTGAGGCTGACATCGTCGCGAAAGTCATAAATCCCTTTAATGTCCACAAGGCGTTTGCCGTTTCAGGTGCAATCTGTCTGGCCACCGCCACCGTCATTCCCGAAACGATCGCTCACAATTTCTGCCCATCGGGCCCGTCCCCGGCCAGAATAAGAATCCGGCACCCCAGCGGAACGATGTGCACAACCGTGGATTTCGAGCAGAAGCCTAAAGAAATACGCATATCCAGCGCTGAGGTATCCCGAACTGCGCGCATCCTCATGCGAGGAACCGCATTCATTCCCGACCCTTCAGAATATTCCTGA